The Anabas testudineus chromosome 3, fAnaTes1.2, whole genome shotgun sequence sequence TAAGTCAGTGATGGTTTGGGGTGCAatgtcatctgctggtgttgctccactgtgttttcagatgtCCAATGTCAACGCAGCTGTATACCAGGACTTCATGCTTCCTGCTGTTGACCAACTATATGAAgatgcagatttcattttccaacaggacTTGGCACCTGCACACAGAGCCAAATCTACCAGTAACTGGTTTAAGGACCATGGTATCCCTGTTCTTAATTGGCCAGCAAACCTgcctgaccttaaccccataGGAAATCTATGGGGTATTGTGAAGAGGAGATGTGATATACCAGACCCAACAatgcagaagagctgaaggccaCTATCAGAGCAACCTGGGCTCTCATAACACCTGAGGAGTGCTGCAGACTAATCAACTCTATGCCACGCTGCATTGCTGCAGTAATTCAGGTAAAAGGAGCCCCAACTAAGTATTGAGTGCTGTACATACTCATACTTTTCATGTTCATACTTTTCAGTTGGCCAAGATTTCTAAAGATCCCTTCTTTGTATTGGTCAGGagtaatattcaaattttctgagatattgaatttgggtttttcattagttgtcagttacaatcatcaaaattaagaagaaatattaagaaataaacactttaaatatATCAGTATGTGTGGAATGAACGTATACAATATACAAGTTCCCCTTATTGAATggaattagtgaaatacatcaactttttgaagatattctaattatatgacaaGCACCTGTATGTCCACACAAACCACATTTTAAGATAAACATAACAGCTTAACAAATACTACATTTGTACCAGGCTGACTTAGATTGTAAAgtgctcattttattttgtctatcATCTTATGAAGAGGCCAAAATGAcatgtgacatttgttttgcacaatATGAGCCACAAGTGTGCTTTTTCCCACGAGTAATAGTATGGCGGGGTTTCTGCCTGTGTACGTTTCTGTACATTATGTGACTGATAAGCTAGTTTAGCTGATCCTTCAGGTTTTGTAGGACTCAGATAATCCATATATGGCTTCACAGACACAGTTGGACACATATAAAAACTGGACTCAAACCTGAGATGCATTAGTACACACAGAAGATCCAAGGTGAGTTCAGCTGCAAATGTAAAGGAGAAGCATGCACTTTGTTTCAAAGTGTGAAGACGTGTCTGTGTTTAGGTTCAAACTCTCTCTTTGCTCTGAGATGAAGCTAATTCCACTCTGTGTCCTGCAGATCAGGTGGGATGGCTCACATGTCTGTTTTCAGGTTCTCAGCTCtggctctgctgcttctgtctgcCTGCTGCTGGGCTGACAATGAGGTAGGATCTTCACAACCTTCATGAAGTCCCAGCTCAGATATTGCTGCATATTTTAGTTATAAACATTTAGTTAAGCTTCACATGTACCTTTACCTGTACAAGATGTTAGTTTTGTATTTCTACAAATGACTAATGttcatttcttcctcctcttatCCCACTCTGAAGCTGCAGACAGGTACGTTTTCTATTCTAATAATCAGATCTATTGTATTGATATTCACAGTATAGGGcctgctgtattttatttgcaaagtgaaattgtgttattgtgttgtgATGTTGCAGAGGATGACTCACAGGAGCTTTCTGTGTCTGAGCTTCTGGAGAGAGCCAACAGAAATCGAAGTGAGTGTGAACTGCTGCAGTCACCACGGTCCTCACCACCACTCTTAAAGcctcagcttcttcttctttgagtGAGTTTTCTTGTCAGTTCAACAGGTTTTaagctgctgtgtgatgtgatgtgtttcagTCCGTTTCGATGATGAGCCCATTCTGACTGAAGGAGACATTGCCATCGACAACGAGGCAGAGAGAAACGCCGACCCCTGCACCAACCAAGGCTGCAAGTGGGGCAAAGCGAGTGATGGGAAGGTCTACGTTCCTTATTACATCACCAATCACTTCTGTGAGTGTCAGATGGAGGCTCAGATAGTCTCTGTGTACAAAGAGCCCGTTGTCACTGGTGATGCACATGTCGTAGCAGCTTGTTGGTCAAAAGGTTTGAAATTGAGATTGACCAGAGATGTAACTGTTCACATACCAACAAGTGACTTTTATATTTATGGTAAACTTACTAACTGCATCAATTAGTCCaggaaggagaaaacacagttaaaaagcACCTGTAGAACTCCACTAGTACATCGCTGTGATTGCTACACTGCAGTCTGAGCTGTGAGCTGATACAAAGCTAAATGTTGTGTGTTATTCTTCTGCCAGCCTCTCGGGAGAAGGCCATCATCACACGTGGACTGGagtccttctcctccttctcctgcatCCGCTTCAGGCCCACCCAAAGCAGCGATCGTGACTGGCTGAGCATTGAGTCCCAGAACGGGTGAGACAACTGATTCAAATGAAGAGTTTTAGCGGAGAACTTGTTCACACATGTCAGTGTTGATTCAACTTGTGCCTCCATCCCATCCAGCTGCTACTCCTACGTCGGCCGTCGTGGTGGGAAGCAGGTGGTGTCTCTGGCCCGTAGTGGATGTCTTTACCACGGTACCGTCCAGCACGAGCTGCTCCACGCTCTGGGATTCAACCATGAACAGACCCGCTCTGACAGGGACAACCACAtcaaagtgctgctgcagaACGTTCAGTCAGGTAATGAAACGCAGCTCTAACATCACAGATAGACATTTTGGTTAATCACTGGTCCAACATGAAATAGAAGCTCATTGTTGGCAGGTTTTTGCATATGAACGTATCAGTACCAAACCATGGAGCTAAGCAGTATGTTGGGATCTTTCAGCAGTAGCTCTGATGCTGACTCCTTCCTGACCAGAAAAATCCTTTTGaattcaaatcaaacaaacatgaactTTTTTTTCGTCTTTGTCTTTACAGGAATGGAGCACAACTTCAGGAAGATCGCAACCCTCAACCAGGGCTCTCCCTACGATTACAACTCTGTCATGCAGTACCACAAGTGAGAACAACTGGTTCACTTCAGTCCTTCTGTGTGTcatcatatgtgtgtgtgtgtgtgtgtgtgtgtgtgtgtgtgtgtgtgttgtttcaggATGTGCTGTGGTTCACTCTAACTGCTCTGTGTCCTGTTGTAGGTATGCCTTCTCTAAGAACAACCAGCCCACCATGCTCCCTATCCCTAATGCCAATGTTCCCTTTGGTAACGCTAAGGAGATGAGCCGCAACGACATCGCCAGGCTCAACACACTCTACAAGTGCTGTGAGTGTCCACATGAGCACATTATGAACATATCTACACACACTATGTGTCTAGAGTTTGCGTTTACACTGGCTTTTTACCTAATCCATGTCTGTGCTGTATTCTGTTGCAGAGGAAGCCTCCACAAGTTCTGACTGACATGTCAGAGGGAAGACTGTCACCTTGTGGTTGTTGAACTACACAAGCTGCAGACCTGAACTTTTGCCTGTGCATAATAATGACTAAATACTGGAAAATGTATGTCTGATGTATGAATTTGATGGAGTGGCTAATAAACGAGCTTCTATTTTCACCCATCAACTGTTTGGACTGTATGTGATATGTGAGCATTTATACAAGGTAttcaaaaatacttttaaaggTTCATCCAAGCTTTCTTTGTCCACCTAGTACAGTGAAGCAGTTACTGAATGTATTCAGGCTGTGTATACACAGACTTACTGTCAATTATGCTGCCATATTTTCAtcaatatattataaatgtaaattctgTAAATTCTATTATTCTTATCTCAGATACATCAGTTACCTTTACCCAGTTAGCACCAAtatgtagtttaaaaaaaatttgaGCTAGAGTCAAGTGcagagtgaaaaaaaacatttgcttatGAATTGCTATCAAGTAGCATTCAAGGAAGCAATGACATCACTACACCACTGGAAGGCAGTAATGCAAGAAAATGCGCCTATTTTAGAAAACTAGAAAACTTACAAGAAGAGCTCAAATCAGACTTTGTGCCTCACTGATCCAATGCAGTTAAAAAAGCCAACATGGACCTTTCTATCTCCACTTGCTCTTATAAGAGGAGGGAGGATAAAATCCTTACACAGTTCACTGCTGCCAgtaaaaagatatttttgtttgtttgtttcaatttacattttatactttGGTGGGGCTGATCTGATTACAACTAATCAACAGCAGCTCACAGTAGTATAATATGATACAGTATAGTAGTATAATGTCGTGTGGGGGCATGTGGTTACCAAACAAGAGAGAATGTTAATGAACTGGAAAGTTTCACAAATAACAATTATATAGTCTAAATTAATTTGAGTGGTTTTAACAGGTAAACCTGATTCTGATCAAGTAAACATAAGTTACCCAAAATGTTCCATTATAAAATAACATATGTGGTGTGCAGattaaacacaacatatttCATGCAGCGTACATCTAAAGTGAAAAATCAAGTTATTCAAAGTGTCCTACTTTAAATAAGCTTTTATTAGTACAAAAACAATTCCTGATTCACTTTACTTGGTTTTTTTTAAGGCATGTTGTTTTTAAGTAAGGTTAACAGATCACAATTTACAGTTTAACTTGGCCTTATCACAGTGGGTGTTTCCTGCTGTGGGTGAAAACAGTGTGTTAATGTCCCACACTGATAAGAGCAGGCGAGTGTGACAGATGTTTCAAACTGAGCTCAGCTGAGACCATCAGGACCATGCAGGATTAGACCTACACTGACACCAGAGCCCCCTTTCATGGAGAGAAGTGCTAATAATTTGACCACATTGTTTTAGTATTGTGATTACTGTGAACTTTTCTACTAACCACAGACAGAATATATAGGAATATGAATCTACTGTGGGATAGCTTCATGTTTAATATCTTCTAAAGCAGGTATTACAGCAGGTATTAAGGTATCATTAAAACCTGGACCTCGCTTTTGTAAAAATCCTGGTAATGGCCCCGATTCAATTCCCAATAACACAAAGACATGAATTTTGTGTCCACAAGTGAGTGTCCTCAAGACAAGGACAAGTTGATTGTGCAGGACTGTatacttgtactgtatattcacatAGTCACACAGGCTACTATTAGTAGTAGAAGAAATTTAGGCAAACTACTGTAAATTCTACTACTGTAGATTATATCAGATGATCTTCAGAATCTCCCAGTGCTCAGAATAAATAGAATACAATACGCACTGCATGCTCAAAAGGAGttgttaatatatttttgtgtcttgtcAGACTTGGGCCTTTAGTTTCAGTTAACAAATAtctttacagtacagttaaCATGATGTTTTAGACACCAATTTGTCTCCTGGCATCTGAAACCATTCGTTGGTGTTCTCAGTTTGCTGTGaaacaacacacacgcacactcaacATGAGTGTTGATGGGGGGccaatttatttgtttacatgctATAGCCTCAATCTTGTTTTGTAAGAGCAGTGGTAGCAGATtgagaaaataatataataaattgtAGTAGAAGACTGTAAAATCGACATTCttctgtacagtacaaatacgtcaaaatttaattttagtgccgtacatatttaaatgtaccTAGTTACTCAACATCTCTAAGTAAGAGATTTTCAAGTGTTCCTTATAGTTGCACAGAGAGGTGCAGTGCTGTACTCTGGATGTATACACCCACTGGCACACAAAACTGTGACACATGCAGCATTTCACACAGCTTGGGTAAAGgctgtgctgttgtgtttgcaCAGGTTCACGTCATGTTGGTTTTTAGTTCTCTAACAGTATAAAACAAGCTCACTGGGTGACACCAGGACACTCTTCAGAACCTCTGGTAGGAACCATCCTCCTTTAACACTACACATTTTGTCAGTGACTTTGTCACTTTTAAAGCCTTGGTGACATTTTACATTGATCTTCTGCATGATCAGTAATTTAGCTGagattatttagttttaatgccatacaaatgttattttgtggattttttcattgtgtttaatGGTTTGGTGTACTCTCTCTCCTCAACTTCTtcctcacttttctttctgGTTTGCACAGGTCTGTTGCAGCCATGTTAGTTTTCTCTTGGTCTCTTGTGGCCCTGCTGCTCATCTCCTCTTCCTTGGCTGAGGTAGAAAACTTTAGAACCCACTGCATCTCATGACATGACGGTCTTGATGTAGGATCCAAGCATTTGtcagacagtaaataaatatcaTAAGGGCTAAGATGAATGGACATGGAAGAGCCAAGTCACAAAGTCGCCATTCTGTTCCAATGTACAGAGAACAGATTCACACCATCTGaagaaaaattatataaattaatattaaattaatacaatttctgtgttttgggATATTGAACTCAATGAAGTTCTATGAAGGAAAACTAAATGTAAgcttgattgattgattgattgattgattgattgattgattgattgattgatgttaGTGTtcacagtttcagttcagtggAATAAACTGAGATCATTACGTATCTTTGTGATCTCTTTCCACTGCTCAATTGTACTGCCAATGGGCTGTAGATATAAATGTTTGTAACTGAGAATACACACATCTGCACTGGGCAAGACAGTGAGGAAAGGGTGGGGTAGTTAGTCCTAAAACAATAGCTGCATtaaaaaatttacatttacatttagtcatttagcagacgcttttatccaaagcgacttacaagtgaggaacaaagcaAGCTAACgaaatctaagtcaagaagaaacaacatcaaagcaaagtgatatcaaaaaagtgtttctgtttcaagagatgtgagaacgaaagagtagaaaagtttgttgtttttttttatttaagtgcaaaggaaaaaaaaaacaaaaaaacaaaatagtacttttttatatattccattaatgacaataaaatgttgttatttttgagCTTCTgtaacattttgctttttttccctaTGTCACTGTGGGCGAATACAGGAAGGTAAGAATTAAGTTTTAACCTCTCCTTATCAAGGTTTATACCTGGTTTAGTATTTCCCTTTAGCGTTTTGATCGAATCATCAAAACCAATAggtaattttaatgttttaatgtggctGTTCGATGTATATGAGCAACAAATTTGAATGAAGTCATTCTGATGTCCTTAGGTTCCTTTTTCATTCAATTCAAAATGAtgctcacatactgtatcatgTGTCATACAGAGTTTGCTACCCTTGAGAATGGGCAGCTTCCTGTTGGTGCGCTGCTGGAGAGAGCCAACAGAAACCGCAGTGAGTAGAACTTCTCCTAACCTTCATTATGTTAGGCCCTCACCTTAATCAGAGTGGAACCACGTTGTCGTAGCAATTCTTTAAGACCATCAAAATGCTGTCATGTAATGCAACACCAGCACAAGTTGGGTATCTGATTCTGTATTTTTGGAggacagcagctctgaacagtAATATAATGTGTTAGAATCACTTCTGCGTAATTTTAGTATCCTTCTCTACTGTGATGAGAAGAAAAAGTTTTCAGCAGCTTGTGCATCAACAAATGATCAGAGTTTCTCTTGATCTGTAAATACCTGAAAGTGTGatgtaacagcagcagcctctgttAATCCAAACTCACCTCCACACTCGTGTTGTTCTGCAGTGCCTGACTTGGATGAGCCCACCCTGATTGGTGGAGACATTGCCATCAAGCCGGGTGCAGACAGAAACGCGGACCCCTGCACCGCCTCTGGCTGTCTGTGGGGAAAGTGGAGCGACGGGAAGGTGTACATCCCTTACTACATTGCCAACTCCTTCTGTAAGCATCATGTCAAGATACAAAACAGATACCGTGCAGTCACATTTCAgaactttattaaaaacattttttaccaATCTCTATCTTGATGTCAGTATGAAAAGACAGTCACACCTGTTCTccatgaagcagcagcaggttatattacatttaccgtatacacacatacagcatattCAGAAACTATTCAGACCCCTTCAGTTTTTGggtgtttaaattaattttttcttaTTAATCTGCACCACCCATACAACATGAGAACAGAATTTTAGAAAAAGGTTCAGGGTATTTAGAGTGTATTTAGAGTGTCCCGTAGCCACTCCTGTGTTGTTTTAGAGGTCCTGAAGGCTGTGGaacatgtatacatatataatttCTGTAGTGATGTTCTCCTCTATTTGCCCCGCCAGCCTCTCGAGAACAGGCCATCATCACTCGTGGGCTGGAGTCCTTCTCTGCAGTATCTTGTATCCGTTTCAGACCCTACCAGAATGGTGACCAAGCGTGGTTGAGCATTGAGTCAAGGAATGGGTGAGCTATTTTTTGTGTCCTCTTAGCCTGTGATAAAATAATTGTCGTAAAGTTCCAAGGTTAACAGTGTCTCACTCCTTTCATGATCCTTTCATTCACTTAGAATGAAACTGATGAATTTACAGATCAGTAACTAGAGAAAGTTAAAAAGTTTAGATGAACATTTTACCTGGGACTTACCAACAGTGACATTGTTGTGGCATTTGCTATAGTAGATCATTAAAATTTTAAGCATCCAATAGTGACTAGTGCCCAGTAGAATAAGGAGAAAatattgtgtgtatgtaaaaaacatctgacagaatgtggtaaaatattttacacttCCCTTTACAACTCTTCACCTTACAGAACTGTCCTCATATGATTTCTATGTTTGTGTTCCCATAGCTGCTACTCCTATGTGGGGCGTCAGGGTGGTGGACAGACTGTGTCCCTGGACCGTCAGGGCTGCCTCTACCATAGCACCGTGCAGCATGAACTGCTCCACGCCCTCGGTTTCAACCATGAACAGACTCGCTCTGACAGAGACAACTACATCAGAGTGTACTGGGAGAACATCATTGAAGGTTAGGCAGCTTCACAATCTGTTACACAGCTCCTGTTCATCTTAGTCTTGAAAGTACTCTTACTTAGCAAGTAATGTTATTGTTTGAGTTAATCTCAACTTAACCTGAGAAAGAATGTCCAGATTGTACTTCAAGCAGATGCCCAGTGAAAAGTAAgagtaaaatatgaatgaaaaactaaaatcactgcATTGTGGCTGTGTAAGTCCACTAACCAGTGACATTGTAGTTTACACACGATTGTCCAGATTTAGTCCAGACTTAATAGTTATATTCTGTCTTGTAGTCTTTTATTTAAACCAATGTAAATGATTCATGTTACCTGATAATATTAGGCTTTTGCATGAGTCCAGGTGGATGTTCCTTAGATGTCTCAGTCACAAACATTGGGTTACGTTGAATTCAAAGATATCATCTTTTGAAATCTGCACACTTCCACATTACtcttttattgtaatatttctAAATTGCTTAGGTTTTCTCCATCTGTGaaatcagtggaaaaaaacattttcaagtttTATAAAGAAGTATTTTTCATTGAAGAAAGTTCTAACTTTTAAATCTAAgtcaaatctttttttcatCTGTTCTTACAGTAAGCAATGAATCAACAGAAATGTTCTCTTTTCCATGTTTATGGAACTGAAATTCAGATCTTCTCACTTCACTGTAAAGCTGTGAATGCATGTGATTTAGCATGTTTTCTATCATCTCTGCAGGCATGGAGTACAACTTCTACAAGATTAACACCTTGAATCAGGGAACTCCTTATGACTATAACTCCGTCATGCAATATGAGAAGTAAGGAGGATCgctttacattttcattgctcCTTCATTTCCAGAGACCAGCGGGACAAACTGGAAGCTCTGCTGACCTAGAGCATACTggttgatttttaaaaatgtatcagtGTGACCAGTGCTACCAGTGTGAATCTGCTTTGAAACAACTTCACTTTATACCCGAAGCAACAGATGAGCCAATTCATCACAAGTATCAGGTATTGCTTTTCACTGGGTAATCAAACTCAAGCTCAACCTGCCTCACACTGTGGTATGTATCGTTCTCCAGGTACGCCTTCTCCAAGAACAACCTTCCCACCATGATGCCCATTCCCAACAGCAACGTGTCCTTTGGCCAGGCCACCCAGATGAGCCAGACTGACATTGATAGGCTGAACAGGCTGTACAACTGCTGTAAGTGTATGAAGACACATTTGCGAAAGTGTTAAAGATGTCCTTCTTCACAGAGTCTGAGTTATACTTGAGCTGTCCTGACAGCAAAGTCAATATCCCCCACATCTTtaaagtatagtatagtatagtatagtatagtatagtagtacCTGGTTCTCTCAAGGTACCTGGCTTCCTCCCATCCAAAAACATGAATGTTAGGATTAATtggtgaatgtgagtgtgaatagaTGTCTTCTCGTGTcagtcctgtgatagactggcaactTGTGCAGGTCACTTGGTCACTTAAGGGGACAAGTGGttaggaaaatggatggatgaatagcacaataaaatatgcaaagaGTGGAGGGGTTGGAGTAATTTTTCACATGACTGCCTTTCAGAAAATGATTTTGCCTTTAGCTTTAAGGGTATATGGCTGGATTCCATACTTACAGGATTATTATCCCGGCAAAATAATCTGATGACAGACTGTTGACGCATCAGAtgaacattacattacatgcatgaaaacatcatcatagTGTCAGTATACGAACAATGGTCACACAGCAGTCCTTTGAGAACAATCTATCAATCCCCAGTCTTTGATTGCACTGTCTTTCCATTAAGTCCCTCTACTGACATGCATTTCCTCTGCAGAACTGTATGCGACCTTTGACCTTCTGCTCTACTGGCAGAAGAGAATgctgctgaaagagaaaaggatTTCTGGCTTCCTGTAACAATAAAGCTGCACATTTCAAAAAGCATTCCAAGTTGATGTCTACATGACTTGATATACTTAAAAAGTATAGTATACAGTCGGCAGCTGGTTACCTTAGcatgtgtatataaatgtaattttttaaaaatccctCTGCCTTCCTCATGAATATCACTCTGCTTTTGGCTGAAAAACTTCTCCACATAAACTCATCTGGCCACTCTAGTGCTGCTCTTTTAAAACTCCACAAGATGGCATCATCTGAACTAAACCCCCTCCAGATGATATCTCCATTACACCTATGAGAACACCATGCATACACATGTACTCACTAAACCAGAACTGCAGGAAAGATGTTGAAAATGCGTGTAAGTGCCCTTTAAAGTTCCTcgattcatattttatattcgGTCTGTTTTCTTCATACAACGTGTACAACTTTTCATCATCACTGTAGTCTTTTGTTTAAACCAATGGAAAGAATTCACGTTCCCTGATCACATTAGACATGAATCAATTTGCATCATTAGAAATTAagtgatatttaaaaataacacaacactATACAATTATTAATGTAATCATGTGATAATCCGGTGATATATCAGGTTATAACGGCTAACATGCAAACTGTTTCATGATCATTGTTTCAGctgaagaaatgaaaagtaGCTGATCATGCTGAAATGAGCTCAGATTAGATTTTCCTCCGGTGATCATACTCAGTCCCTTTATTCCCCCGTAAATCTTTTGTATATATAGTCTATAATGTGAAGAAGTCTGCATCAGAGTCAGTGTTATTTGAGTTTGTCCTCCACTTTATCAGCAGTCATGTTGAGCTGACAGGCTCTCAGGGCTGCTATCAGATCCTCTGTACGGGCGTCGGCTCCTCGACTCTTCCTCCATTCCTTCAGCAGCTCCACCGCTGTCTCCTCCAGGTCAGTGGGATGTCTCCTACTGATGGACTCCAGCTTGATGTCTTTCAAACCCAGTTTGCGGCCCAGTTTGCGCCAGTTCTTTCCCAAATTTTCCTGGATTACATCTGTAGCAATGTCTAATTTGgctgaaagaggaggagacatAGAGGGTTTAGCtttaaaacaaagcatttttatGTAGATCGCTCATTCAATATCGCCAGGCGGATGGTGAGATCTACAGTTGGGAGGTGCAAATGGGAAGAAAGGGCAGCTAGATAGCTGGACATGTGGACTTAGTTGTGGAGAGTAAGCAGGTGCAAGATCAGGAAGCTACATTCCCCTGACTTACAGTCAACAGAATATTGACCTAAATTTATGAAGTGTTAACATAgtatttaaaatctattttgtgTGTATGGTTTGTGCTTGAAAGCTTGTGATCTCTATTCTCAAGTCCTAAAactagatttaaaaaatgacatatttcttttatttaatgttgaaaattatacaatttataaaataaatatttgtttgtatcaaaagtatgtgaaccaccAGGATTATCTACTGAAGGGGAGAAAGGTGTTTCATTTAATGTGCTCAGACTGGAACAGGTTACAAAGCTATTTCTAATCATACTATAATAACTTTGGACTCCGCCAGTCCACTGTCAGGAGGACTGTGTACAAATAGAGAACATTCAACATAATCGTTACCCTCCCCAGGAGTGGTCGACCCAC is a genomic window containing:
- the LOC113174177 gene encoding low choriolytic enzyme-like gives rise to the protein MAHMSVFRFSALALLLLSACCWADNELQTEDDSQELSVSELLERANRNRIRFDDEPILTEGDIAIDNEAERNADPCTNQGCKWGKASDGKVYVPYYITNHFSSREKAIITRGLESFSSFSCIRFRPTQSSDRDWLSIESQNGCYSYVGRRGGKQVVSLARSGCLYHGTVQHELLHALGFNHEQTRSDRDNHIKVLLQNVQSGMEHNFRKIATLNQGSPYDYNSVMQYHKYAFSKNNQPTMLPIPNANVPFGNAKEMSRNDIARLNTLYKC
- the LOC113174180 gene encoding high choriolytic enzyme 1-like yields the protein MLVFSWSLVALLLISSSLAEEEFATLENGQLPVGALLERANRNRMPDLDEPTLIGGDIAIKPGADRNADPCTASGCLWGKWSDGKVYIPYYIANSFSSREQAIITRGLESFSAVSCIRFRPYQNGDQAWLSIESRNGCYSYVGRQGGGQTVSLDRQGCLYHSTVQHELLHALGFNHEQTRSDRDNYIRVYWENIIEGMEYNFYKINTLNQGTPYDYNSVMQYEKYAFSKNNLPTMMPIPNSNVSFGQATQMSQTDIDRLNRLYNC